A genomic stretch from Oreochromis niloticus isolate F11D_XX linkage group LG11, O_niloticus_UMD_NMBU, whole genome shotgun sequence includes:
- the LOC109204274 gene encoding uncharacterized protein LOC109204274, with the protein MLWSLLFITLIGRSTHQDRGCSPGWETIKLDDKVAFQSSVYTASGVKYTADRALDGDNTTCSDTLNDPISWWTVDLLGLYEISCITIYNINQFNIDLRGARILIGNSSQRNAADTTECTRISTTTSGENKPFNCKNGPKWGRYVTVYKNTSGLVILCEVTMKGRNKEPFKLIKENKTWEDALYHCREEHMDLVSILDKETQGWVELEAQKADTPFVWLGLLYSCTLDLWFWVDDHCVGFDQWAPDETRTADCSMSAAMNTSGNHLWYKKSVYDKYNFICAV; encoded by the exons ATGCTGTGGAGTCTGTTGTTCATCACTTTGATTG GAAGATCAACTCATCAGGATCGAG GATGTAGTCCAGGCTGGGAAACTATCAAACTGGATGACAAAGTGGCATTTCAGTCTTCAGTCTACACAGCCAGTGGTGTCAAATACACTGCTGACAGAGCTTTGGATGGAGATAATACGACATGTTCTGACACTTTAAATGATCCCATCAGCTGGTGGACAGTTGACTTACTGGGTCTATATGAAATTTCCTGCATCACTATTTACAACATAAATCAATTCAATATTGATCTAAGAGGTGCTCGGATCCTCATCGGGAACTCATCTCAGAGAAATGCTGCTGACACCACTGA gtGTACAAGAATCAGCACAACTACTAGTGGAGAAAATAAACCATTTAACTGTAAAAATGGACCAAAGTGGGGGCGTTATGTAACTGTGTACAAAAACACATCTGGGCTTGTAATTCTGTGTGAGGTGACGATGAAAGGCAGAAACAAAG AGCCatttaaactgattaaagagaACAAGACATGGGAAGACGCCCTGTACCACTGCAGAGAGGAACACATGGATCTGGTTTCCATCCTTGATAAAGAGACCCAGGGCTGGGTTGAGTTGGAGGCTCAGAAGGCTGACACTCCCTTTGTCTGGCTGGGTCTTCTTTACAGCTGCACCCTGGACCTCTGGTTCTGGGTTGATGATCATTGTGTAGGTTTTGATCAGTGGGCTCCAGACGAGACAAGAACAGCAGACTGTAGCATGAGCGCTGCCATGAATACAAGTGGGAACCATCTGTGGTACAAGAAGTCTGTTTATGATAAATATAATTTCATCTGTGCAGTGTAA